A single window of Archangium gephyra DNA harbors:
- a CDS encoding DUF3160 domain-containing protein, whose product MNPRLALRVLLVPVLLLGCAGERAHLLDVPENTPKLEGKVLSAQAETVLGTQGLVISTHPHINSFHLGYTGLFKAHHPLYFTADSFLYAFHSSYDHILQDVERGALRGELGTLLTELRHGLAQHTGGSPEVRAEVDLFLTIAESILKGQPVAPVAGAAPQDVAHWFTTLQAEAYKGMQPWRLYELGLSTEEIEALQKPIPAAERLAAPWPLKSIAKMDLSMLQPRGHYTSDPELSRYFQAMMWLGRAEFRIAEWRKTSRTYELNPSALEAVVLLNELFTGRAEKAWTHLDETTRAFVGPADSLSFPGVRRALRAQGLPDVRGLLKLDAAELVKTLEPEANQRILSRLALKAEDGKQPIEFLVLGQRYVFDSEVLSAVSYGQLAQKRMMPSPLDVAWASFRNPAALPLLEPELTDYQYREALEAVATRGEQAGAELWQGSLYHLWLGALRGLSPDAARDTKLPALLRSEPWQRRMLNTQLASWAELRHDNLLYAKQSTSAIAVCEFPDAYVDPYPEFFRSFETLAERGKALVGRLEFPRAEDAQHLTAYFERLGEVAARLRSITEHEREGKALTEEELDFMNHAVSVDGKTAGCTRVWEAGGWYADLFYSREDVLEHEPIIADVHTQPTDGAGNPVGKVLHAATGYPRLMTVTLDLGKGPRTYQGFVSSYFEHTTRDFERLTDEEWRRRGWLEPTKGFPAEVPWLRDLLAR is encoded by the coding sequence ATGAACCCACGCCTTGCGCTCCGTGTGCTGCTCGTCCCCGTCCTCCTGCTCGGATGCGCCGGTGAGCGCGCGCACCTCCTCGACGTGCCCGAGAACACCCCCAAGTTGGAGGGCAAGGTCCTCAGCGCCCAGGCCGAGACCGTGCTGGGCACCCAGGGGCTGGTCATCTCGACCCACCCGCACATCAACAGCTTCCACCTGGGCTACACCGGGCTCTTCAAGGCGCACCACCCGCTGTACTTCACCGCGGACAGCTTCCTGTACGCCTTCCACAGCTCGTACGACCACATCCTTCAGGACGTGGAGCGCGGTGCACTGAGGGGAGAGCTGGGCACGCTGCTCACCGAGCTGCGCCACGGGCTCGCGCAACACACGGGTGGAAGCCCCGAGGTCCGTGCGGAGGTGGACCTGTTCCTCACCATCGCCGAGAGCATCCTGAAAGGGCAGCCCGTCGCGCCCGTCGCTGGCGCGGCCCCCCAGGACGTCGCGCACTGGTTCACCACCCTCCAGGCCGAAGCGTACAAAGGCATGCAGCCCTGGAGGCTGTACGAGCTGGGCCTGAGTACCGAGGAGATCGAGGCGCTTCAGAAGCCCATCCCCGCGGCGGAGCGGCTCGCGGCTCCCTGGCCCCTGAAGAGCATCGCGAAGATGGACCTCTCCATGCTCCAGCCGCGCGGGCACTACACCTCGGACCCCGAGCTCTCCCGCTACTTCCAGGCGATGATGTGGCTGGGACGCGCGGAGTTCCGGATCGCCGAGTGGCGGAAGACCTCGCGCACCTATGAGCTCAACCCGTCGGCCCTGGAGGCGGTGGTGCTCCTGAACGAGCTCTTCACCGGGCGCGCCGAGAAGGCCTGGACGCACCTCGACGAGACGACCCGCGCCTTCGTGGGCCCCGCGGACTCCCTCTCCTTCCCGGGAGTGCGAAGGGCCCTCCGCGCGCAAGGCCTCCCAGACGTGAGGGGACTGCTGAAGCTCGACGCCGCGGAGCTGGTCAAGACGCTGGAGCCCGAGGCGAATCAGCGAATCCTCAGCAGGCTGGCCCTGAAAGCCGAGGACGGGAAGCAGCCCATCGAGTTCCTCGTGCTCGGGCAGCGCTACGTCTTCGACAGCGAGGTGCTCTCGGCCGTCAGCTACGGGCAGCTCGCACAGAAGCGGATGATGCCTTCACCCCTCGACGTCGCCTGGGCGAGCTTCCGCAACCCCGCGGCCCTGCCCCTGCTGGAGCCCGAGCTGACGGACTACCAGTACCGGGAGGCACTGGAAGCCGTGGCCACCCGCGGCGAGCAGGCCGGAGCCGAGCTGTGGCAGGGCAGCCTCTATCACCTGTGGCTGGGAGCCCTGCGCGGCCTGTCACCGGATGCGGCTCGGGACACGAAGCTTCCGGCGCTCCTGCGCTCCGAGCCCTGGCAGCGCCGGATGCTCAACACGCAGCTGGCTTCGTGGGCGGAGCTCCGGCACGACAACCTCCTCTACGCGAAGCAGTCCACCAGCGCGATCGCCGTCTGCGAGTTCCCGGATGCCTACGTGGACCCGTACCCGGAGTTCTTCCGGAGCTTCGAGACCCTGGCGGAGCGAGGCAAGGCGCTCGTCGGGCGGCTCGAGTTCCCGCGGGCCGAGGACGCACAGCACCTCACGGCCTATTTCGAGCGTCTCGGTGAGGTCGCGGCGCGCCTCCGTTCCATCACGGAGCATGAGCGGGAAGGCAAGGCCCTCACGGAGGAGGAGCTCGACTTCATGAACCACGCGGTCTCCGTGGACGGCAAGACGGCGGGCTGCACGCGGGTGTGGGAAGCGGGCGGCTGGTACGCGGACCTCTTCTACTCCCGCGAGGATGTGCTCGAGCACGAGCCGATCATCGCGGACGTGCACACGCAGCCCACGGACGGGGCGGGAAACCCGGTGGGCAAGGTGCTGCATGCCGCCACGGGCTACCCACGGCTGATGACCGTGACGCTCGACCTGGGCAAGGGGCCGCGCACCTACCAGGGATTCGTGTCCTCCTACTTCGAGCACACCACCCGGGACTTCGAGCGTCTCACGGACGAGGAGTGGAGACGGCGGGGCTGGCTGGAGCCCACGAAAGGCTTCCCGGCCGAGGTCCCCTGGTTGAGGGACCTCCTCGCCCGGTAG
- a CDS encoding efflux RND transporter permease subunit, with protein MTWLVFFERLLAHRGRLGLALLVLCVLAGLGASRVPMDPSIERMHPIGDTAKADFDRYRRAFPGEDSQVFVIAEGPAVFTPGGLVSLEKLEEELRALPRVRHVVGPASARTAEGFLFPEDSRTGVEALREALARARKNPLARVLVHPTRELSVVQVSLASGAGVERILAERAFSLQAGALLARHTGPELKLTLSGAPAVRATLALMVEEDMGRLLPLALLVILGLVAFAYRDVWSVLATAATLVVAWMWMVGAMGWVGVPFGVLTSFAPIVILIVSLTDTVHVLSDLEERRRSGTPYAQALTEAMASAAGPCLATELVIAAGFLSMGFIGLTAVWEFGLATALGVVLAWAANMLVLPWVLTLRSRASAARARRELRASRTRPLDSVLAWVERQVVHHPRRVMGVAAVVALLSLLSLTRLRHEFRVFDDLRQDSTLAAELTYAEGALGGLVPLAIFLEPEGTRAGAALSPEAMAFQERVDAYLAALPEHPPVVSLPRLVEPVYEAVFGPALLERTEETTDKAVTRLARYQPLDTVLSEDRSAAGVVALLPNVGAGRMHELVESARAFVSREVPAGYRATVTGNLAMTEHVTGMLTRGLLQSFLSALAVSFVAFFLVLRSAKLALIGLIPNVLPVGVLFGVMALLGISLKPSTVIIASMALVIADDDTLQYLVRFKRRYLRLKADGAAEPHKQAALESLGECGRAMFVTSAAVAGGFLLLQLSRFEGIAHLGLLTGLTLWVAGLADAFLSPVLLMALKPELGPPRER; from the coding sequence GTGACCTGGCTTGTCTTCTTCGAGCGCCTGCTGGCGCACCGGGGGCGCCTCGGCCTCGCGCTGCTCGTGCTCTGCGTGCTGGCCGGCCTGGGTGCCTCCCGTGTGCCGATGGACCCCTCCATCGAGCGGATGCACCCCATCGGGGACACCGCCAAGGCGGACTTCGACCGCTACCGGCGTGCCTTCCCCGGCGAGGACTCGCAGGTGTTCGTCATCGCCGAGGGCCCCGCTGTCTTCACCCCCGGAGGGCTCGTCTCCCTGGAGAAGCTGGAGGAGGAGCTGCGCGCCCTGCCCCGGGTGCGGCACGTGGTGGGGCCGGCCTCGGCCCGCACGGCGGAAGGCTTCCTCTTCCCCGAGGACTCCCGGACGGGCGTGGAGGCGCTCCGGGAGGCGCTCGCACGGGCCCGGAAGAATCCCCTGGCCCGGGTGCTGGTGCACCCCACGCGGGAGCTCTCCGTGGTGCAGGTGTCGCTCGCGTCGGGAGCAGGGGTCGAGCGGATTCTCGCCGAGCGTGCCTTCTCCCTCCAGGCCGGAGCGCTGCTGGCCCGCCACACGGGGCCGGAGTTGAAGCTGACGCTCTCGGGAGCTCCGGCGGTGCGCGCCACGCTGGCCCTCATGGTGGAGGAGGACATGGGGCGGCTGCTGCCCCTGGCGCTGCTCGTCATCCTCGGGCTGGTGGCGTTCGCGTACCGGGACGTGTGGTCCGTGCTGGCCACCGCCGCGACGCTGGTGGTGGCGTGGATGTGGATGGTGGGCGCCATGGGCTGGGTGGGCGTGCCCTTCGGCGTGCTCACCTCGTTCGCGCCCATCGTCATCCTCATCGTGTCGCTGACGGACACGGTGCACGTGCTGTCGGACCTGGAGGAGCGCCGCCGCTCGGGGACGCCGTACGCCCAGGCGCTCACCGAGGCCATGGCCTCCGCGGCCGGGCCCTGTCTGGCCACCGAGCTCGTCATCGCCGCGGGCTTCCTCTCCATGGGCTTCATCGGCCTCACCGCCGTGTGGGAGTTCGGCCTGGCCACCGCCCTGGGCGTGGTGCTCGCGTGGGCGGCCAACATGCTGGTGCTCCCGTGGGTGCTGACGTTGCGCTCGCGCGCCTCGGCGGCCCGGGCGCGGCGGGAGCTGCGGGCCTCGCGCACGCGGCCCCTGGACTCGGTGCTGGCGTGGGTGGAGCGGCAGGTGGTGCACCACCCCCGGCGGGTGATGGGCGTGGCGGCGGTGGTGGCGCTGCTGAGCCTGCTGTCCCTGACGCGGCTGCGGCACGAGTTCCGCGTCTTCGATGACCTGCGCCAGGACTCGACGCTCGCGGCCGAGCTGACGTACGCGGAGGGGGCGCTCGGCGGGTTGGTGCCGTTGGCCATCTTCCTGGAGCCGGAGGGCACTCGCGCGGGCGCGGCGCTGTCACCCGAGGCCATGGCCTTCCAGGAGCGGGTGGACGCGTACCTCGCGGCCCTGCCCGAGCATCCGCCAGTGGTGAGCCTGCCCCGGCTGGTGGAGCCGGTGTACGAGGCGGTCTTCGGGCCGGCGCTGCTCGAGCGGACGGAGGAGACGACGGACAAGGCGGTGACGCGGCTGGCGCGCTACCAGCCGCTGGACACGGTGCTGTCGGAGGACCGGAGCGCGGCGGGCGTGGTGGCGCTGTTGCCCAACGTGGGGGCGGGGCGGATGCACGAGCTGGTGGAGTCGGCGCGGGCCTTCGTGTCGCGCGAGGTGCCGGCGGGGTACCGGGCGACGGTGACGGGCAACCTGGCGATGACCGAGCACGTGACGGGGATGCTGACGCGTGGGTTGCTCCAGAGCTTCCTGTCCGCGCTGGCGGTGAGCTTCGTGGCCTTCTTCCTGGTGCTGCGTAGCGCGAAGCTGGCGCTCATCGGCCTGATTCCCAACGTGCTGCCGGTGGGCGTGTTGTTCGGCGTGATGGCGCTGCTGGGCATCAGCCTCAAGCCGTCCACCGTCATCATCGCGAGCATGGCGCTGGTCATCGCCGACGACGACACGTTGCAGTACCTGGTGCGCTTCAAGCGGCGCTACCTGCGGCTGAAGGCGGACGGCGCGGCCGAGCCCCACAAGCAGGCGGCGCTGGAGTCGCTGGGGGAGTGCGGGCGGGCGATGTTCGTCACCTCGGCGGCGGTGGCGGGGGGCTTCCTGTTGTTGCAGCTCTCGCGCTTCGAGGGCATCGCCCACCTGGGCCTGCTGACCGGGCTGACGCTGTGGGTGGCGGGCCTGGCGGATGCGTTCCTGAGCCCGGTGCTGTTGATGGCCTTGAAGCCGGAGCTGGGCCCGCCCCGCGAGCGCTGA
- a CDS encoding ATP-binding protein — translation MTPVPARSQARAVSWLRAMLSVGVLLCVCILVSRSLAALTHSIPFPIFLAGIMAAAWYGGLWPALGLTVLATLALDILFIHPLNSLAISGLGEAVLLGTFSVVGVLISTAAGTLSEARRRAEQLQQLTEALSRAATPADIAGVARTQALALLRAPLTTLWVLQGEGAQATGHPVPASPSEPPLPDALATLARQALRSGAPVWPERGAPGAPRGLSLPLRGGGQVLGALALLLPGRAFPSPRQRRLALALADACGIALERALLHERLHRERRLLDAVLAQAPVGIIVAEAPSSRIVLYNDAAERILGHPAIPSEDVSHYARYGGYHADGSPVAAEDYPTARALLRGEQVSNELMRYRRGDGQDTLLEISAAPVRAPDGSITAAACVFEDVAERQSAEQRLRSSEERYRQLFEAAPQIIWTNRTDGSDSHFNSRWYTLTGQTLEQARSYGWQQAIHPEDRARLRAQREEGIRQERAYAVEFRVKTAQGGYRWQLGRVVPLRDGAGVLEGWLGAAIDIHERKRAEAVERFLAEASAVLARSLDERETLEQATRLLVPELADWCVVDLNTPGGLERAAVYHPDPSAAAHVEVLRRHPPRPGSRSPVSEVFRTGQARLVENYDDAAYQATVSSDEHLSAVRAMAPHSFLMVPLVAREQVLGTITLLRGPGRERYSGEDLVLAQDFGQRCGLAIDNARLLTKLQRALRTRDDFLSSVAHDLRNPLTVIKMRAELLRTEVTKRGSIVPERLTSATTRILAATEEMGSMIDSLLDLVRAEMGQRPSLRRTKVDLGALARGVAADQQQAAQRHQVHVHTPETPILVSLDEIRVRRIVRNLLLNAVKYSPEGGRIEVRVQAREEEGSGWAVLEVQDTGLGIPARDLPHLFERFYRGENVVGRIPGTGIGLFGARQIAELHGGRIEVKSVEGQGSTFTLWLPQEPPPSE, via the coding sequence ATGACGCCCGTCCCCGCCCGTTCCCAGGCGCGGGCCGTGAGCTGGCTCCGGGCCATGCTCAGCGTCGGGGTGCTGCTCTGTGTCTGCATCCTGGTCTCGCGGAGCCTCGCCGCGCTCACCCACAGCATCCCCTTCCCCATCTTCCTCGCGGGAATCATGGCCGCGGCCTGGTATGGCGGCCTCTGGCCCGCCCTCGGCCTGACCGTCCTGGCCACCCTGGCGCTCGACATCCTGTTCATCCACCCGCTCAACTCGCTCGCCATCTCGGGACTGGGAGAGGCGGTGCTGCTGGGGACGTTCAGTGTCGTGGGCGTGCTCATCAGCACGGCCGCCGGCACGCTGAGTGAGGCGCGGAGGCGGGCGGAGCAGTTGCAGCAGCTCACCGAGGCACTCTCGCGCGCCGCCACTCCCGCGGACATCGCCGGGGTGGCCAGGACCCAGGCCCTGGCACTGCTGCGGGCTCCCCTCACCACGCTGTGGGTGCTCCAGGGCGAAGGAGCCCAGGCCACCGGGCACCCCGTCCCGGCCTCTCCCTCGGAGCCCCCCCTCCCCGATGCGCTCGCCACACTCGCCCGGCAAGCCCTGCGCTCGGGAGCGCCCGTGTGGCCCGAGCGCGGCGCCCCTGGCGCACCCCGAGGGCTCTCCCTGCCGCTGCGCGGTGGCGGCCAGGTGCTCGGCGCCCTCGCGCTGCTCCTGCCGGGCCGTGCGTTTCCATCCCCCAGGCAGCGCCGCCTCGCCCTCGCCCTGGCGGACGCGTGCGGGATCGCACTCGAGCGCGCCCTGCTCCATGAGCGGTTGCACCGCGAGCGGCGGCTGCTCGATGCGGTGCTCGCGCAGGCGCCCGTGGGCATCATCGTGGCCGAGGCGCCCTCCAGCCGCATCGTCCTCTACAACGACGCCGCCGAGCGCATCCTCGGACACCCCGCGATCCCCTCGGAAGACGTGTCGCACTATGCGCGCTATGGCGGATACCACGCCGATGGCTCTCCCGTGGCCGCCGAGGACTACCCCACCGCCCGCGCCCTCCTGAGGGGTGAGCAGGTGAGCAACGAGCTGATGCGCTACCGGCGGGGCGATGGCCAGGACACGCTCCTGGAGATCAGCGCGGCACCGGTGCGCGCACCCGATGGCTCCATCACGGCGGCCGCCTGCGTCTTCGAGGACGTGGCCGAGCGCCAGAGCGCCGAGCAACGCCTGCGCTCCAGCGAGGAGCGCTACCGGCAGTTGTTCGAGGCGGCCCCGCAGATCATCTGGACGAACCGGACGGACGGCAGTGACAGCCATTTCAACTCGCGCTGGTACACGTTGACAGGACAGACGCTCGAGCAGGCCCGGTCCTACGGCTGGCAACAGGCCATCCACCCCGAGGATCGGGCACGGCTGCGGGCCCAGCGGGAGGAAGGCATCCGGCAGGAGAGGGCCTACGCCGTCGAGTTCCGCGTGAAGACGGCGCAGGGAGGGTACCGGTGGCAGCTCGGCCGCGTGGTCCCCCTGCGCGACGGCGCGGGAGTGCTCGAGGGTTGGCTGGGCGCGGCCATCGACATCCATGAGCGCAAGCGGGCGGAAGCGGTGGAGCGTTTCCTCGCGGAGGCAAGCGCCGTGCTGGCCCGCTCGCTCGACGAGCGCGAGACACTCGAGCAGGCCACCCGGCTGTTGGTCCCGGAGCTGGCCGACTGGTGCGTCGTGGATCTCAACACGCCGGGCGGCCTGGAGCGCGCGGCGGTGTACCACCCGGATCCCTCCGCCGCCGCGCACGTCGAGGTGCTCCGCCGTCACCCTCCCCGTCCGGGCTCCCGCAGCCCCGTGAGCGAGGTCTTCCGCACCGGCCAGGCGCGGCTCGTGGAGAACTACGACGACGCGGCCTACCAGGCCACGGTATCCTCCGACGAGCACCTCTCCGCCGTGCGCGCGATGGCCCCCCACTCCTTCCTGATGGTGCCACTGGTGGCCCGGGAGCAGGTGCTCGGAACGATCACGCTCCTGCGTGGCCCGGGCCGCGAGCGCTACAGCGGGGAGGACCTGGTGCTGGCCCAGGACTTCGGCCAGCGCTGCGGCCTGGCCATCGACAATGCCCGCCTGCTCACGAAGCTGCAGCGCGCGTTGCGCACCCGGGACGACTTCCTGTCCTCGGTGGCCCATGATCTGCGCAACCCGCTGACGGTCATCAAGATGCGCGCGGAGCTCCTGCGCACCGAGGTGACGAAGCGCGGGAGCATCGTGCCCGAGCGCCTCACGTCCGCGACGACACGCATCCTGGCGGCCACCGAGGAGATGGGCTCGATGATCGACAGCCTGCTCGATCTGGTGCGCGCCGAGATGGGGCAGCGACCGAGCCTGCGGCGCACCAAGGTGGACCTGGGAGCGCTCGCGAGGGGCGTCGCCGCGGATCAGCAGCAGGCCGCGCAACGACACCAGGTGCACGTCCACACGCCGGAGACGCCCATCCTCGTGTCCCTGGACGAGATACGGGTAAGGCGTATCGTCCGCAACCTCCTCCTCAACGCGGTGAAGTACAGCCCCGAGGGGGGACGCATCGAGGTGCGCGTCCAGGCGCGCGAGGAGGAGGGGAGCGGATGGGCCGTCCTCGAGGTCCAGGACACGGGCCTCGGCATCCCCGCGCGCGACCTGCCGCATCTCTTCGAGCGATTCTACCGGGGAGAGAATGTCGTGGGGCGCATTCCCGGGACGGGCATCGGGCTGTTCGGCGCACGGCAGATCGCGGAGCTGCACGGAGGCCGCATCGAGGTGAAGAGCGTGGAGGGACAGGGCAGCACCTTCACGCTGTGGCTGCCCCAGGAGCCACCGCCCTCCGAGTGA
- a CDS encoding sterol desaturase family protein, producing MGLIHTGTALAMLTLVLLELRDPQFRADSFAAGPRRRRNWAFFFTSFIPTMLVQSAAAWFHTHLPTLMRPGTLPPVLDFVACMLVAELVSWTSHWVKHQHPFLWRFHFQHHREEHFSVWMVTHTHALEVVLSGSALVALLAGLGFSPLSVQLYFALYSVVLTYHHSARGYSLGWLDWLIISPAYHRHHHRRVGKGNYGGTLTVWDVVFGTVRWPEPETATAPVGLPPQAREPFGYRKEMLYFLSGWRRQRS from the coding sequence TTGGGACTGATTCACACCGGGACGGCGTTGGCGATGTTGACGCTGGTGCTCCTGGAGCTGCGCGACCCGCAGTTCCGGGCGGACAGCTTCGCCGCGGGGCCGAGGCGGCGGCGCAACTGGGCCTTCTTCTTCACCAGCTTCATCCCCACCATGCTGGTGCAGTCCGCCGCCGCGTGGTTCCACACCCACCTGCCCACGCTCATGCGGCCAGGGACGCTGCCCCCCGTGCTGGACTTCGTGGCCTGCATGCTGGTGGCCGAGCTCGTCAGCTGGACGAGCCACTGGGTGAAGCACCAGCACCCCTTCCTCTGGCGCTTCCACTTCCAGCACCACCGCGAGGAGCACTTCAGCGTCTGGATGGTGACGCACACGCACGCGCTGGAGGTGGTGTTGTCGGGCTCGGCGCTGGTCGCGCTGCTGGCCGGCCTGGGCTTCTCCCCGCTGTCCGTGCAGCTCTACTTCGCGCTGTACTCGGTGGTGCTGACGTACCACCACTCGGCGCGCGGGTACTCGCTGGGGTGGTTGGACTGGCTCATCATCAGCCCGGCCTACCACCGCCACCACCACCGCCGTGTCGGCAAGGGCAACTACGGCGGCACGCTGACGGTGTGGGACGTCGTCTTCGGCACCGTGCGCTGGCCCGAGCCCGAGACGGCCACCGCCCCCGTGGGGCTGCCCCCGCAGGCCCGCGAGCCCTTCGGCTACCGCAAGGAGATGCTGTACTTCCTCTCGGGTTGGCGTAGGCAGCGCTCGTGA
- a CDS encoding Kelch repeat-containing protein codes for MSSKPGQRVTFDVMASDPEGGPLSFSWQASLGALVTVEDTETSSRAQWKAPLCLPPGTSARITVTITNAAGLSTSTTFSVAGEGACPAWTLTGSTATPRQSFGMAVLPSGKVLAAGGRSDNVENANDWLASAEVYDPATGTWTPTGSMTTLRSRFSLTVLPSGKVLAVGGYNGNTGTPTLDIHLRSAEVYDPATGTWSPTGSMATPRADHLATLLPSGKVLVFGGISHYVPTQSAELYDPATGTWSEAGTLLAQHWGAPHSVAAVTLPSGKVLVTGGGNYYEQTLSTAELYDPATNTWALTGSMTVPRGFHSANLLPSGKVLVTGGLYLDTDHRSAELYDPDTGTWTLLKEMSESRSRHTASVLPSGLVLVTGGVRRYSALSSADVYDPSTNTWTSTAAMHETHTSHTASVLPSGQVLISGDLGDPFARMELYTLP; via the coding sequence ATGTCGTCCAAGCCAGGCCAGCGCGTCACCTTCGACGTCATGGCCAGCGACCCGGAGGGCGGCCCCCTCTCCTTTTCCTGGCAGGCCTCCCTCGGCGCCCTTGTCACCGTCGAGGACACGGAGACGAGCAGCCGTGCCCAATGGAAGGCCCCCTTGTGCCTGCCGCCTGGCACCTCCGCTCGCATCACCGTCACCATCACCAATGCGGCGGGTCTCTCGACGTCCACCACCTTCAGTGTCGCTGGCGAGGGCGCCTGCCCCGCCTGGACGCTGACCGGGAGCACGGCGACACCGCGCCAGAGCTTCGGCATGGCGGTTCTGCCCTCGGGCAAGGTGCTGGCCGCCGGAGGACGGAGCGACAACGTCGAGAATGCCAACGATTGGCTCGCGAGCGCGGAAGTGTATGACCCGGCCACGGGCACCTGGACTCCCACCGGAAGCATGACCACGCTTCGCTCCAGGTTCAGCCTCACCGTGCTGCCTTCCGGCAAGGTGCTGGCCGTGGGTGGATACAATGGAAACACGGGCACGCCCACCCTGGACATCCATCTCCGGAGCGCGGAAGTGTATGACCCGGCCACCGGAACCTGGAGCCCCACCGGAAGCATGGCCACGCCTCGCGCGGACCACCTCGCCACCCTGCTCCCCTCCGGCAAGGTGCTCGTCTTCGGCGGAATCAGTCACTACGTCCCCACCCAGAGCGCGGAGCTCTACGATCCGGCGACCGGGACCTGGAGCGAGGCGGGCACCCTGCTCGCGCAACATTGGGGAGCGCCTCACAGTGTCGCGGCCGTGACGTTGCCCTCCGGCAAGGTCCTGGTCACGGGCGGTGGGAACTACTACGAGCAGACCCTTTCCACCGCGGAGCTCTACGACCCCGCGACCAACACCTGGGCGCTGACGGGCAGCATGACGGTGCCCCGCGGCTTCCACTCCGCCAACCTCCTGCCCTCCGGCAAGGTCCTGGTCACGGGTGGGCTGTACCTGGATACGGATCACCGCTCCGCGGAGCTCTACGACCCGGACACTGGCACGTGGACGCTCCTGAAGGAGATGAGCGAGTCCCGAAGCAGGCATACCGCCAGCGTCTTGCCTTCTGGTCTGGTCCTCGTCACCGGCGGAGTCCGGAGGTACTCGGCCCTCTCCAGTGCCGATGTGTACGACCCCAGCACCAACACGTGGACGTCCACCGCGGCCATGCACGAGACGCATACGTCCCACACCGCGAGCGTGCTGCCTTCGGGGCAGGTGCTGATCTCGGGCGACCTGGGGGACCCGTTCGCACGGATGGAGCTCTACACCCTCCCCTGA
- a CDS encoding SMI1/KNR4 family protein, translating to MSTPMSSLLQQVSRDHFPRPPATPEELDEFERRVGWKLDPDLRAFYLHCNGASLIQRQDSPYKILPLSELVRARVAIRREDDDKWGPAWMYALCYVRDGNYVVLDVSRQLEGRYPLMDGDHETWPDPEYRTQIASSFSEFLEQILRTRRSLYWIPE from the coding sequence ATGAGCACGCCCATGAGCAGCCTGCTCCAACAGGTCTCTCGCGACCACTTTCCGCGGCCTCCCGCGACTCCAGAGGAGCTCGATGAGTTCGAGCGCCGGGTCGGATGGAAGCTGGACCCCGACTTGCGCGCCTTCTACCTACACTGCAATGGGGCATCTCTCATTCAACGACAGGACTCACCCTACAAGATCCTGCCTCTCTCGGAGCTCGTCCGGGCACGGGTGGCCATTCGGCGAGAAGACGACGACAAGTGGGGGCCAGCCTGGATGTACGCCCTCTGCTACGTGCGAGATGGCAACTATGTCGTTCTCGACGTGAGCCGTCAGCTGGAGGGGCGGTATCCACTCATGGATGGAGACCACGAGACCTGGCCCGACCCGGAATACCGCACGCAGATCGCCAGCTCGTTCTCGGAGTTCCTGGAGCAGATCCTCCGCACGCGGCGCAGCCTCTACTGGATACCCGAATGA
- a CDS encoding SDR family oxidoreductase encodes MNTLKGKTLFITGASRGIGLAIAKRAAQDGANVVIAAKTAEPHPKLPGTIYSAAEEIEKAGGKALPLMVDIRFEDQLQAAVKQTVERFGGIDILVNNASAISLTGTLETPMKKFDLMFGVNVRGTYATTQACLPELLKAKNPHVLTLSPPLNMKPKWFENHVAYTMAKYGMSMCVLGMAEEFRDRGVAFNALWPRTVIATAAINMIGGQDMMEASRTPEIMADAAHVILTRDSRSSTGNFFIDEDLLRETGVKDFSKYLVKPGTEPMQDFFLD; translated from the coding sequence GTGAACACGCTGAAGGGGAAGACCCTGTTCATCACCGGCGCGAGCCGCGGCATCGGCCTGGCCATCGCGAAGCGCGCGGCCCAGGACGGCGCCAACGTCGTCATCGCCGCCAAGACGGCCGAGCCCCACCCGAAGCTGCCCGGCACCATCTACTCGGCCGCCGAGGAGATCGAGAAGGCCGGCGGCAAGGCGCTGCCCCTGATGGTGGACATCCGTTTCGAGGACCAGCTCCAAGCCGCGGTGAAGCAGACGGTGGAGCGCTTCGGCGGCATCGACATCCTCGTGAACAACGCCAGCGCCATCAGCCTGACGGGCACGCTGGAGACGCCGATGAAGAAGTTCGACCTGATGTTCGGCGTCAACGTGCGCGGCACCTACGCCACCACCCAGGCCTGTCTGCCCGAGCTGCTCAAGGCGAAGAATCCGCACGTCCTCACCCTCTCGCCGCCGCTCAACATGAAGCCCAAGTGGTTCGAGAACCACGTGGCCTACACCATGGCCAAGTACGGCATGAGCATGTGCGTGCTCGGCATGGCGGAGGAGTTCCGGGACCGGGGCGTGGCCTTCAACGCGCTCTGGCCGCGCACCGTCATCGCCACCGCGGCCATCAACATGATCGGCGGCCAGGACATGATGGAGGCCAGCCGCACCCCGGAGATCATGGCCGACGCGGCCCACGTCATCCTCACCCGCGACAGCCGCTCGAGCACCGGCAACTTCTTCATCGACGAGGATCTGCTCCGTGAGACGGGCGTGAAGGACTTCTCCAAGTACCTGGTGAAGCCCGGCACCGAGCCGATGCAGGACTTCTTCCTCGACTGA